The following are encoded together in the Malaya genurostris strain Urasoe2022 chromosome 3, Malgen_1.1, whole genome shotgun sequence genome:
- the LOC131437773 gene encoding tumor susceptibility gene 101 protein encodes MEDIGRMLSNYTDPVTTKKDVSDCLKQYKALGYHLESYVFNDGTVKQLLNLQGTIPVRYKGNTYHIPICIWLLDTHPRYAPICYVKPTSDMHIKVSMYVDHNGKIYLPYLHDWNPVQSDLLGLIQVMIVTFGEFPPVYSVPKQAKAKTTPYPTQSFMPQPPTTNTQSQYSPYPAQQPYPPYPATGGAYSGYNQPGAIGNFPPYIPPGMPTAAGYNTGYNPSGQGTGTITEEHIKASLVSAVEDKLKRRIQEKVHQCQAEIQTLKRTQQELNEGQSKINDIISRLERDEQELTKSIAVLKDKDQELERALESLEKVDGIDVDEAVTTTAPLYKQLLNAYAEEAAIEDAVYFMGEALRSGVIDLEVFLKNVRQLSRKQFMLRALMQKCRQKAGLSAQ; translated from the exons ATGGAAGACATTGGTCGAATGTTATCGAAC TACACGGACCCAGTAACTACAAAAAAAGATGTCAGCGACTGTTTGAAACAGTACAAAGCCCTTGGTTATCATTTGGAATCATACG TGTTCAACGATGGAACAGTCAAACAATTGCTCAATCTGCAGGGAACCATTCCGGTTCGATATAAGGGTAATACCTATCATATTCCCATTTGCATCTGGCTTTTGGACACTCATCCCAGATATGCTCCAATTTGCTACGTGAAACCTACTTCGGATATGCACATCAAGGTTTCTATGTATGTTGATCATaatggaaaaatttatttgccATATCTGCACGATTGGAATCCAGTGCAATCGGATTTACTAGGACTCATCCAGGTGATGATTGTCACCTTTGGAGAATTCCCACCGGTGTACTCGGTGCCGAAACAAGCAAAGGCAAAAACAACACCCTATCCAACTC AGTCTTTCATGCCACAACCACCAACAACAAACACTCAAAGTCAGTATAGCCCATATCCAGCACAGCAACCGTATCCTCCGTATCCAGCAACAGGCGGAGCTTACAGCGGCTATAATCAACCGGGTGCCATCGGGAATTTTCCTCCCTACATACCTCCTGGAATGCCAACTGCTGCCGGCTACAACACCGGATAT AATCCATCCGGGCAAGGTACAGGAACTATCACCGAGGAGCACATTAAGGCCTCATTGGTTAGTGCAGTCGAGGATAAACTAAAGCGCCGTATTCAGGAGAAGGTCCACCAGTGTCAGGCGGAGATTCAAACATTGAAACGCACTCAACAGGAGTTGAACGAGGGGCAGTCGAAAATCAACGATATTATCTCTCGTCTAGAGCGTGACGAACAGGAACTCACCAAGAGCATAGCAGTGTTGAAGGATAAAGACCAAGAACTGGAAAGAGCACTCGAAAGCCTGGAAAAAGTGGACGGTATCGATGTTGATGAAGCAGTAACTACAACGGCTCCACTTTACAAACA ACTGCTTAACGCGTACGCAGAAGAAGCGGCTATTGAAGATGCGGTTTATTTCATGGGCGAAGCGCTGCGCAGCGGAGTGATCGATCTTGAAGTGTTTCTCAAAAATGTGCGACAACTTTCGCGGAAACAGTTCATGCTGCGCGCATTAATGCAAAAGTGCCGACAGAAGGCTGGCCTTTCCGCCCAGTAA
- the LOC131436188 gene encoding transmembrane protein 258: MDSMVRYISPVNPAVFPHLASVLLLIGTFFTAWFFVFEVSRPKLGGKDGVIFKELLISLFASIFLGFGVLFLLLSVGIYV; encoded by the coding sequence ATGGATTCCATGGTTCGTTACATTTCGCCGGTCAATCCGGCCGTTTTCCCACATCTGGCTAGTGTGCTGCTGCTCATTGGAACGTTTTTCACGGCGTGGTTTTTTGTGTTTGAAGTGTCGCGGCCAAAATTAGGTGGAAAAGATGGCGTCATTTTCAAGGAACTGCTAATATCGCTGTTTGCCTCGATTTTCCTCGGATTTGGTGTATTGTTTCTGCTGCTGTCGGTAGGAATTTACGTGTGA
- the LOC131437644 gene encoding mitochondrial import receptor subunit TOM22 homolog, protein MDSDPEVVLVDKVDEDELSIDKDSGMESAGNSKDDTPERKQATLEDLPQVELPKPASGSNAATKPQTSAKPTSAVSKSKDDDYDDEPDETLAERLWGLTEMFPQPVRTISGAVTDLSVASVKTLYKLTCNASWIFFTSSMILFAPVVFEVERAQMEEMQKTQQKQVLLGPGSAVGAGPGGMPSMPPMAAR, encoded by the exons ATGGATTCCGACCCAGAAGTTGTACTGGTTGATAAAGTGGACGAAGACGAACTTTCGATAGATAAAGATAGTGGAATGGAATCGGCTGGAAACAGCAAGGACGACACTCCGGAACGTAAACAGGCCACG TTAGAAGATTTACCACAGGTCGAGCTCCCGAAACCGGCATCGGGTTCGAATGCAGCAACCAAGCCTCAGACGTCAGCCAAACCCACATCTGCCGTAAGCAAAAGCAAGGATGATGATTATGATGAC GAACCCGACGAGACACTAGCCGAGCGGTTGTGGGGTCTCACAGAAATGTTTCCACAACCGGTACGAACTATTAGTGGAGCcgttacagatttatctgtcgcCAGCGTGAAAACATTGTACAAGCTCACCTGTAACGCATCGTGGATCTTCTTCACCAGCTCAATGATTTTGTTCGCGCCGGTCGTATTCGAGGTGGAAAGAGCCCAGATGGAAGAAATGCAAAAAACGCAGCAGAAGCAGGTTCTACTTGGTCCGGGATCGGCTGTTGGCGCCGGCCCAGGTGGAATGCCCTCAATGCCTCCAATGGCAGCACGATAA
- the LOC131437190 gene encoding translation initiation factor eIF-2B subunit delta: METPGAPSKQKRRPRKYKPKQALVQEAIVQQPISLPTTPTQSRSKSTTTNKENIQNTTQGNNNASKRRRKRNKNKSTESTVETVKPILLEDIFPASHIYNLENQAIPRKGTVGSVQSIVIPKQQYRQSVSTKVAVVDIATELIFPNSNEAQFETNTCSVKNIPVKDIFPTSSVYAFTDNAIPRKLKSAKIEQQIKCNKPSITFPGIENISVEQIFPALQKQNPLSVENTMDPPKTEKTREEIMAEREAKKAAKAAAKAKNKGDKPKLNDPASTSLQKSNTDSSLSEKFSKMHITEQGHPKSNDTKSRNENDTITRKSDEKAQTPKLVSDSVKAEVKGPLKTGTTKAERRALQEAQRAAKAEAQTKKTVPLVKEKSNSEPISVKDSTPKKIVKKSTKTTDVAQQPHMVKLFNHLYTKKIAASEVVNSTQLHPAITKLGLQYADGYIAGSKARCLAFLKALTQMIQDYETPPDKEFSRGFEEALIPNIAHLQKCRPFSVSMTNALKYIKMYSRQLNSKDPDSDQKEFLLDAIDTYVRDQIEKAEEAISISVQEKIYDGDVILTYGCSSLIKHILEEANRRQKTFRIVIVDSRPRNQEHEMLRQLVAQGIECTCVLINAISYVMPEVTKVLLSAHALLANGCVMSRVGTAQIALVAKSCNVPVLVCCETHKFSERVQTDAFVYNEIGNPNDLILNSGTRENRLHNPLAEWESISNLTPLNLHYDVTPPELVTAVVTEVAILPCTSVPVILRIKPSEVGY; encoded by the exons ATGGAGACACCCGGGGCTCCTTCAAAGCAG AAACGACGCCCCCGAAAGTATAAACCAAAgcaagctttggttcaagaagcgATCGTGCAGCAACCGATTTCTCTTCCGACAACACCTACTCAAAGTCGATCCAAGTCAACTACGACGAACAAAGAAAACATTCAGAACACAACACAGGGTAATAATAACGCAAGTAAAAGGCGTCgcaaacgaaacaaaaacaagagtACAGAGTCCACAGTAGAAACGGTTAAaccaatattactggaagataTTTTTCCTGCTTCGCACATCTATAACTTGGAAAATCAAGCAATACCAAGAAAGGGTACAGTTGGTTCAGTTCAAAGCATCGTAATTCCCAAGCAACAATATCGTCAATCAGTGTCAACCAAGGTTGCTGTTGTTGATATTGCCACAGAGCTAATATTTCCCAATTCAAACGAAGCACAATTCGAAACTAATACCTGCTCTGTTAAAAATATTCCTGTGAAAGATATATTTCCCACCTCATCAGTGTATGCCTTTACCGATAATGCTATTCCTAGAAAACTGAAATCAGCTAAGATTGAACAACAAATAAAGTGCAATAAACCTTCAATCACATTTCCAGGAATAGAAAACATTTCTGTAGAACAGATTTTCCCAGCTCTTCAGAAACAAAATCCGCTGTCTGTTGAGAACACTATGGATCCTCCTAAGACGGAAAAGACCCGTGAGGAAATCATGGCCGAGCGTGAAGCCAAGAAGGCTGCTAAAGCTGCAGCAAAAGCTAAAAATAAAGGAGACAAACCGAAACTGAACGATCCCGCCTCCACTTCGCTACAAAAATCAAACACAGACTCCAGTTTGTCCGAAAAGTTCTCAAAAATGCATATCACAGAACAAGGGCACCCAAAATCGAACGATACAAAATCTCGCAACGAGAACGACACAATAACTAGAAAGTCTGATGAAAAAGCACAAACTCCGAAATTGGTATCTGATAGCGTAAAAGCTGAAGTCAAAGGGCCACTCAAGACAGGAACAACAAAAGCCGAACGGAGGGCTCTACAGGAAGCACAGCGGGCAGCCAAAGCAGAAGCTCAGACGAAAAAAACGGTTCCATTAGTTAAAGAAAAATCCAattctgaaccgatttccgtAAAGGATTCCACACCCAAG aaaattgtaaaaaaatccaCGAAAACGACAGACGTTGCTCAACAGCCCCACATGGTTAAATTGTTTAATCACCTGTACACGAAAAAAATCGCTGCTTCTGAAGTTGTGAATTCAACTCAGCTCCATCCAGCCATCACCAAGCTTGGGCTGCAGTATGCTGATGGTTACATAGCTGGTTCGAAGGCTCGGTGTCTAGCATTCTTGAAAGCATTAACGCAAATGATTCAGGATTATGAAACACCTCCGGATAAAGAGTTTTCCCGAGGCTTCGAGGAGGCATTGATCCCGAACATTGCGCATCTACAAAAGTGCCGTCCGTTCTCCGTTTCGATGACCAATGCTCTCAAGTATATCAAAATGTATTCGCGACAACTGAACTCAAAGGATCCCGATTCCGAC CAAAAGGAGTTTCTTCTAGATGCCATCGATACTTACGTTCGGGACCAGATAGAAAAGGCCGAGGAGGCAATTAGCATATCCGTGCAGGAGAAAATCTACGACGGTGATGTGATTCTCACCTATGGCTGCTCTTCCCTGATAAAACACATCCTCGAAGAGGCCAACCGCCGACAGAAAACCTTCCGGATCGTCATCGTTGATTCTCGTCCTCGCAATCAGGAGCACGAAATGTTACGCCAACTGGTGGCACAAGGAATCGAATGTACCTGCGTACTTATAAATGCAATCAGCTACGTAATGCCCGAGGTCACGAAGGTTTTACTGAGTGCCCATGCTCTACTGGCAAATGGGTGCGTCATGTCACGCGTCGGAACGGCACAGATAGCACTGGTGGCCAAATCCTGTAACGTTCCGGTGCTGGTGTGCTGCGAGACCCACAAGTTCAGCGAACGCGTGCAGACCGATGCATTCGTGTATAACGAAATTG GTAATCCCAACGATCTGATATTGAACTCAGGCACACGGGAAAATAGGCTACACAATCCTCTTGCGGAGTGGGAGTCGATTAGCAATCTGACACCGTTGAATTTGCATTATGACGTAACACCGCCGGAGCTTGTGACTGCCGTCGTGACAGAGGTGGCCATTCTTCCTTGCACTAGTGTTCCGGTCATATTACGCATCAAACCGTCGGAAGTCGGATACTGA